The DNA region atttatttaaatttaattatattttttcgggtacccggtagttcgggtactaatcgggttctaaaatttgtaacccaaaccgacccgaatcCGATAGtatccaaaccgaaccgaacccataaatctaaaaatacccaatgggttctatttttctaaacccgtttactcgaacccgaatgggtaatacccgaacccgaatggatTACCCGAATGTCCAGCCctacataaaacataaaaacattaaaaaaaacaaaatcctagACAAAATCTTCTACCAATCACAACCTACCACGTGTCCAAGTAGACGGACGAAAAACGTCCTGTTTAAAGATACGTTTCTTCATTATTGGgcctttttgatttattttaaaaaaacaaatcctggGGACGGCCCAAATAGACGCCGATGCACATGGTCTGAGTTGTCTTCCTTTTCTTTACTTTCATTCCCAGTTTATATTCATATTATGTGTTCCTCATGGATCTCAACAAGATCAGATTTTAATTTTCTGATTAAActctgctttttgtttttggtaattgTTCAATTTTTGACAACTAATGACATAATTGGAAGATGTCATATTCGTCCCCTGCTCAATCCGAAATTATGGAAGAACTGGGACTatccattttgttttttacgTTAGTCTCATAgtctaaaaaaatgaaaagcgaggaggtttttgttttaataaaaagaaatgacGTTCAGTGAAATtaaataacaacaataaaaacaaaaaatgtatacGTGGGTTTTATCTTGTAAATAAACCGGACTAATAAACCAAGATTTAAATAGCATACCAAAATAAGTCCAACTTAATTGCTTTTGAAGTAATTTAttacatgtcttctttttttttcccctacaCCGTAATTTTCTTAATTGGATTGTATGGTCAAATCTGTTTTGGTCACAGTATTCGTTTTTCACTTCGATAATGACATTTGGTGGAATGATTACGGCCGCGTTTAGCGGGAAAATCGCTGAGCTTATTGGTCGTCGACAGGTCATTAATTCCTTGTGTTTTTACATgtatacaataatttttaaaaaatattccaatGTGACGTAAGATGCACGTTTGATTTGTTCATCTCTTTTGATCTCAGACAATGTGGGTCTCGGATGTTTTCTGCCTCTTTGGTTGGCTCGCTATAGCGTTTGCACAGGTTTGTTTAATTATGGtcaaacatttatattttcagaagttttttttattattttgatttgttgcGTGATTATTTCAAGGATAAAATGCTGCTAAATATTGGACGCGGCTTCTTGGGATTTGGTGTTGGTCTCATTAGTTACGTGGTAAATTACCTTTATCGTCCTAAATATTGGACTAATGCTTTTGCAACAATTTTGGGGGAGTTCCGCGATAAGTGCTTATGCAGCACGTATTTGTTTACCGGTTTACATTAATTGATCTGGTTAAATTTATAGACTGTACTTGGTGAAACCGCAACACTAATTTAACCAAAGTctgattaatatatgtatttaccAGGGTTATGTCCTATCCTTTGGCATTGGTCTAGGTGGACTACCATGGGTAATCATGTCTGAGGTATTTGTTTACTTTTCATTTAAAGTAAAAGCACTTAACTTAcctttttggattttaaaattttcataatgtATTCGTTTAATATGCCAGGTGTTTCCGGTGAATGTGAAAGTCACCGCGGGTAGTCTCGTAACAGTCTCTAACTGGTTTTTCAGTTGGATTGTcatttttagtttcaatttCATGATGCAATGGAGTGCCTTCGGTAAAATTCTATCCCAtcaatttgacatttttattttctttttttttgaaaacattacaaacttgtttatttaattagtatACTATATGTCTCAATCTGATAattatatagagatttttttttggtttattggtATTTCAGGAACGTATTACATATTTTCCGGAGTTTCTCTAGTGTCAGCTATATTTGTTTGGACTCTGATGCCTGAAACTAAAGGCAGAACACTCGAGGATATTCAAACATCATTAGGTCAACATTCATAAATCGAAGGCTGAATGTTTTGTCtgcatttcatatatatatatatatatatatatatcctcactgatcaaaatttgatttttgtttttttggtaatcttacaatatatttcttattttgaaaCTACCCGTTTGAATATACGTGATTTGTGTGTAGATACATAAGGAAAATCTCAAACCGGTTAAACAAACCAGACCAGTAACCTCGGTTTGAatggtctatgtctattttagTCGGTAtacgttttcttttttcttcacttaAGGTAATGACATTAGGAGGAATGATTACGGGCGCGTTTAGCGGATAAATGATACTAAATCGTTGCACTCGTTGGTCGTTTGACAAgtctaataaatattaaaaaccgTGATTAGTGAGCTCTAAATCTTAAATTAGGgtgacacatcatcacacataCATAGGAAATAAAGGAAGGTAAATGAACCGTCAACAGTGTGACTGGGTAATTAATTGTAGATTAATGTTAGGTTTGCAGAatttatgactatatatataaaagctgGCATATACATTAAAGAAACTAGAGAGACTAGAAAGAACTAGTAGGGTATTCAGTAGTAACTTTCAAAAGTATGAGGACTGTgctgtaaaataaaaaaaaaacaacgaggGAGTAAACTGCTAACTATAAATTGGCATAAGCTACTACTATTACTCCCTCTCTAGCCGTCGTGTTGTGTCGGTTTAGAGAATCATTTAGCACAAGACCCCCGGAGACTTCTCGGAGAAGGTGAAGTATCTCCAAGATTCAATGGTGATTCCGGCGAATTCTGGgtatttcctctttttttttttctttttcttttcttgttgtatGTATAATGGGATTTTTCAATTTGTGTCTCCATCATTTGACTTTCGGATTTTCTTGTTTAGTTTATGTATCCACCAAAgtaataataattgttaaatagtttctaaataaataattaaaaaaaaaaaaaactatcttgTTTCTTCTAATTACTTTCTTTAGGTTTGGGTTTCGTACTGAACTCAGCACCAAGGAGTTTCAAGCTTTCTGCATCAGTCTCGCTAAGTAATACTCTCCATTTCCTTAAACCCATCTTTCGtttttaaaccctaaaatctgCATTTCTGGGTTTCCCAGTTtcattgagattttttttccaatttttttttctgcttttggTGAAATGCAGTGAAATCGATGCAGCTGTTGGGAAAGATGAAGTTCCAGGGAATGTTCAAGAGCTGGCTTTAGTCCTCAATCATGTGTGTGCTGTGCTTCtctaaaaagttttgatttttttaaaggtGCTTCTTCCTTTTGGGGTTTGTATGCTCATAGTAGTACTCTTGTTTCTGTTGTGTTATATTGTGCAGGTGTGCCATCGTATATGTGATGATCTTGAAACGAGGGCGGTGGTAATGATGCTGATGATCTCAGCTaaggtaaaaagaaagagataaagagTTTGAATTTATGAACTTTTTGGCAGAATTTCATACAAGTTTGTTGATTTGGGTTAATGGTTACGTAGCTGAGGTGTATTTGTGTTTCTCTCACAGAGTGCTTGTGAGCTTGGATGGTTCCCTCAGACAGAGACTCAACAACTGTTGGCTATCATAGACTTGGTATGTTTCGATCCAGCCGAAATTTCTGTTTCGAGAATAATCAGGATTCTGTTAGTAatgatgtgttttcttcttgttcagATGTCGAATAGTTTCAGCAGTCCTAAAATTGTCACTCCTAGTGTAGTTAGTCCCGTCAGTCTAATTTCGCAGGTTATAGAGAGGTAGGCTTCtgttttcttatgatttttttagcttatgatgatgattgagtATTTGACAGCTCCTCATGTGTGTTCATTCAGTTATTTCAAATCACTAAGGGTACCAGTCTGCTACTGtaaagaaaacttggtaactAATATCAAAATGTTGGTTTCTTTTGAATCTACTTCTGTTCTGTCTATAGGTTCTATCCATGTGTGAAGCTGGGGCATATTGTTCTTTCTTGTGAGGCGAAGGtgactttatttattattcaactCCTAgcacctttttttctttctaatgtgTGCTTTAGTTAGCTTTGTTTCTCTTGGCAGCCAGAATCAAAGATATTGGTGAAGGACTTCCGTATTTCAAAGAAGATGCCACATTCTCTTAAACAGAAAGTAGTATGTATTGTAATTTTGGTTATGAGTGCGTTTTATTACTGTGCTAGCCTTGGTACCAGATTTTGTGTCGTTATTTGAATATGCTTTCATATAGTACTGTGCATATGTGGTTTCTCCTGCATATATGCAATTAGGTAAGAAGAATGCATGAATGTACTTTCAAAGGTTACTGTTCAGCTTTGCTTGTCGTGGCACTTCAgcattttatagttttaaatctttgttttatgtactgCTAATTATGCTTAATAGTTAGGTTTATAACAGAATCTTGCTTGCTCTTCAGGGATTATTTGTTGTCCGGACTGAGGACATAAGCAAATCTAATTGTATTGTACATCCACAAAAAGTCAGGTGTAGTTTGATTGCTTTCCTTTTTCTGCCGGATGTTTGTGAgcagtttttgtattttaaccATATTGATTTACATATGAAAATTACAGCTTTTTGTTGAATGGAAAGGGCGTTGACAAGAGAGTTAACATCTCAATGGTTTGtgcattttgtttatttctcgGATATGGTTTAGAAGTACTTACTATGATGCAAGTAATTGTCGTTGTCATTTCTTTTCAGGAGTCAGGGCCTCAGCTTCCGTCGGATGTTACTGCCCTGGTCAACGCTGGGGCAAATCTTCTACAAGCAATAGGCTGTTTTGGAGGTTTTTGTTCAATGAAGATTCTTaatcacttttattttctctcctcGTTTTCAGTAATAATGGATTGTTACCCATTTTTTATAGGTAGTTACTTAATTGCTATTGCTTTTATCGATGTCATACCGCTGCCAGACAAATCGTTGCTTAAAGATTACGTTCATCCTGAAGTCATTGAATCAAATTCAGGTATATCCAAAAGTATTTAGTCACTAGGAATAGAAAGTGTCTGCTTAACGTTAATTGCATTTTTCCACATATGAGTCATCAAATTATTTAGTTGTATCcatttgtataattgtattcCTAGAGCACTTATCCAGATCAACCATTGTTTgtcttttccaaattttctgTAGATTGTGACATAATTGAGGGGCCATCAAGGATATCTCTCAGTTGTCCTATCAGGTATTCGGGGATGTTTTTCCTCTTtagctttatatattttaagaagTTGCTTTCACAGTTACCTCAACCTTTTTAAGATTTGATCATCACCTTTATAACAGCCGAACGCGTATCAAACTTCCTGTGAAGGGTCATATCTGTAAACATCTTCAGGTGATGCATTTTCTATTAAGCATAAGTTATGataggattgttcttgtttttccaTTGTTTAAATCATCGTGAGAAGAATTATTTCATGAAAACGTAATATTAAAAGCTCTGGTTTACTCCTTATCTCTATTTTGATATGTTACTTTCTGCTGTAGTGTTTTGACTTTTGGAATTATGTCAACATGAATTTGAGACGACCATCATGGCGCTGCCCGCATTGCAATCAATCTGTTTGCTATACTGACATCCGTGTAgatcaaaaacttaaaaaggtaGGCAGTTGTTGCTTAGTGATTAATCTTTTTACATCCTACACCGAATAAACAATCTTTCTTAATATCCACAGATTCTAGAAGAGGTGAGACATAGCGCTACTGATGTGGTTATCACTGCTGATGGATCATGGACGGTAGTAACAGAAAATGACGAGGACGTGGAACTAGTACCGGAAGCCACTCATGACCATGGAGATCCAAATAGTTTCATAAACTTGGGGCCTACTGTTTTTGATCTTCCTAGAGATGAGAATGAAATGGAAACATCCAGTGGCACGCAAGTCCATGAACAGAATCTTTGTTTATCTGAGATTCAGGCTCCGTCTGCTACAGATTATACTATGCTTAATCAGTCTTATGCTTCAATCAACACGCTGCCACAGTTGCCACAATCTTTGAATGCGTTTGATGGCCAACAAATCTTACCATCCTCATCTCCACAAGATAGATTAGCTACTAATGCGTCAAACTTTGGCACATCAATGCCGGTTGCTCAGTCTTCTCAGTTTCAAGGCTCACATGTTATGCCCCTTGAAAATTGTGTAGGAAGAACCTCTGATTTGATGGAGAGATGGAACCTCATCCATGGACGTGGCATCAATCAGACTCAATTGCCATCCGCGCCTCTGTCGCAGCATCATTATGCAATGCAGGTTTGTTATTTATTACCCTACTGTTGTTCTTTGTTTGCTCTCGTAAGTGTCTGGTGAAGCTACATTACTATGTAATTTTATCGACTTACACATGCTAACTAGTGCAATCCAACAACTTATAAATAAGAAATTATGAGCAATTCAAATGGATCGGTTAAAACATGTTCCAGTTTTCATCTGCTTCAGATTTATCTTGGTCTAGGAGAGTTAGAACATGTACCTGATCTTAATCACCATGAATTCCTTGCTTGTTTAATTAACTCTGAAGGTTTTTTCTTATCTGTATGCAGAATTTGAGCCAGTACCCTTCACAGCATAGACCAATTCCATCGTACATTGCACATCCTCAAACTTTACCTGTCAACTACGGAGGGAACGCTGACCAAAGATCGCTGCCACCGATGCAACCTTCCAGTACATACCTCCAATCATTACTTAACTACGGAGGGAACGCCCACCGAAGACCAATGCATAACCAAACTTTACCTGTCAGCTACGGAGGGAACGCCCACCAAAGGTCGATGCCGTCTTCCTTTACACATCTCCAAACTTTACCTGTCAACTATGGAGGGACCGCCGACCAAAGAACGATTCCATCTTCCATGTCACATATCCAAAATTTACCTGTCAACTACGGAGGGACCTCCGACCAAAGACCCATGCTAAGACCGATGCCATCTTCCAATACACATCTCCAAACTTCATCTGTCAATTACGGAGGGACCAACGACCAAAGACATAATCCTGGTGGTGCAAGGGGACAGTTATCATCACGAGAGTTCATGAATTTGCCTCCTGCTAACACTGCAAATTGGCGCCAACCGAGCCGGATGCGAGGCAGTTTAGAACCTGGTACGAGATATGACCATATGATCATTCGACCTACGCGGCCGGTTCAAGCACAAGCTCAAACGCTTCCTCCGCCTCAATCAACAGCTCATAATGTAACTAATGCGAGTCAAGCATTTTTGTTGAGCCCAAGCTATCCCATTGGTACTAACGAAACACAAGCTGGGACCAGTTCATTGCCGGTGGCCGAGGGTCTTGGGTTGTCAGGGTCGTTTTGGTCAATGCCTCCTGAGACATGGTGATATCTGATGACTTAGAGATTGTAACACGCGGTTCATAGCAATAGGATGCATCACTAACACAATCAGTAGATAagccctttttt from Camelina sativa cultivar DH55 chromosome 3, Cs, whole genome shotgun sequence includes:
- the LOC104767181 gene encoding E4 SUMO-protein ligase PIAL1-like isoform X1, producing MVIPANSGFGFRTELSTKEFQAFCISLANEIDAAVGKDEVPGNVQELALVLNHVCHRICDDLETRAVVMMLMISAKSACELGWFPQTETQQLLAIIDLMSNSFSSPKIVTPSVVSPVSLISQVIERFYPCVKLGHIVLSCEAKPESKILVKDFRISKKMPHSLKQKVGLFVVRTEDISKSNCIVHPQKVSFLLNGKGVDKRVNISMVCAFCLFLGYGLEVLTMMQVIVVVISFQESGPQLPSDVTALVNAGANLLQAIGCFGGSYLIAIAFIDVIPLPDKSLLKDYVHPEVIESNSDCDIIEGPSRISLSCPISRTRIKLPVKGHICKHLQCFDFWNYVNMNLRRPSWRCPHCNQSVCYTDIRVDQKLKKILEEVRHSATDVVITADGSWTVVTENDEDVELVPEATHDHGDPNSFINLGPTVFDLPRDENEMETSSGTQVHEQNLCLSEIQAPSATDYTMLNQSYASINTLPQLPQSLNAFDGQQILPSSSPQDRLATNASNFGTSMPVAQSSQFQGSHVMPLENCVGRTSDLMERWNLIHGRGINQTQLPSAPLSQHHYAMQNLSQYPSQHRPIPSYIAHPQTLPVNYGGNADQRSLPPMQPSSTYLQSLLNYGGNAHRRPMHNQTLPVSYGGNAHQRSMPSSFTHLQTLPVNYGGTADQRTIPSSMSHIQNLPVNYGGTSDQRPMLRPMPSSNTHLQTSSVNYGGTNDQRHNPGGARGQLSSREFMNLPPANTANWRQPSRMRGSLEPGTRYDHMIIRPTRPVQAQAQTLPPPQSTAHNVTNASQAFLLSPSYPIGTNETQAGTSSLPVAEGLGLSGSFWSMPPETW
- the LOC104767181 gene encoding E4 SUMO-protein ligase PIAL1-like isoform X2, which gives rise to MVIPANSGTKEFQAFCISLANEIDAAVGKDEVPGNVQELALVLNHVCHRICDDLETRAVVMMLMISAKSACELGWFPQTETQQLLAIIDLMSNSFSSPKIVTPSVVSPVSLISQVIERFYPCVKLGHIVLSCEAKPESKILVKDFRISKKMPHSLKQKVGLFVVRTEDISKSNCIVHPQKVSFLLNGKGVDKRVNISMVCAFCLFLGYGLEVLTMMQVIVVVISFQESGPQLPSDVTALVNAGANLLQAIGCFGGSYLIAIAFIDVIPLPDKSLLKDYVHPEVIESNSDCDIIEGPSRISLSCPISRTRIKLPVKGHICKHLQCFDFWNYVNMNLRRPSWRCPHCNQSVCYTDIRVDQKLKKILEEVRHSATDVVITADGSWTVVTENDEDVELVPEATHDHGDPNSFINLGPTVFDLPRDENEMETSSGTQVHEQNLCLSEIQAPSATDYTMLNQSYASINTLPQLPQSLNAFDGQQILPSSSPQDRLATNASNFGTSMPVAQSSQFQGSHVMPLENCVGRTSDLMERWNLIHGRGINQTQLPSAPLSQHHYAMQNLSQYPSQHRPIPSYIAHPQTLPVNYGGNADQRSLPPMQPSSTYLQSLLNYGGNAHRRPMHNQTLPVSYGGNAHQRSMPSSFTHLQTLPVNYGGTADQRTIPSSMSHIQNLPVNYGGTSDQRPMLRPMPSSNTHLQTSSVNYGGTNDQRHNPGGARGQLSSREFMNLPPANTANWRQPSRMRGSLEPGTRYDHMIIRPTRPVQAQAQTLPPPQSTAHNVTNASQAFLLSPSYPIGTNETQAGTSSLPVAEGLGLSGSFWSMPPETW
- the LOC104767181 gene encoding E4 SUMO-protein ligase PIAL1-like isoform X3 — translated: MVIPANSGFGFRTELSTKEFQAFCISLANEIDAAVGKDEVPGNVQELALVLNHVCHRICDDLETRAVVMMLMISAKSACELGWFPQTETQQLLAIIDLMSNSFSSPKIVTPSVVSPVSLISQVIERFYPCVKLGHIVLSCEAKPESKILVKDFRISKKMPHSLKQKVGLFVVRTEDISKSNCIVHPQKVSFLLNGKGVDKRVNISMESGPQLPSDVTALVNAGANLLQAIGCFGGSYLIAIAFIDVIPLPDKSLLKDYVHPEVIESNSDCDIIEGPSRISLSCPISRTRIKLPVKGHICKHLQCFDFWNYVNMNLRRPSWRCPHCNQSVCYTDIRVDQKLKKILEEVRHSATDVVITADGSWTVVTENDEDVELVPEATHDHGDPNSFINLGPTVFDLPRDENEMETSSGTQVHEQNLCLSEIQAPSATDYTMLNQSYASINTLPQLPQSLNAFDGQQILPSSSPQDRLATNASNFGTSMPVAQSSQFQGSHVMPLENCVGRTSDLMERWNLIHGRGINQTQLPSAPLSQHHYAMQNLSQYPSQHRPIPSYIAHPQTLPVNYGGNADQRSLPPMQPSSTYLQSLLNYGGNAHRRPMHNQTLPVSYGGNAHQRSMPSSFTHLQTLPVNYGGTADQRTIPSSMSHIQNLPVNYGGTSDQRPMLRPMPSSNTHLQTSSVNYGGTNDQRHNPGGARGQLSSREFMNLPPANTANWRQPSRMRGSLEPGTRYDHMIIRPTRPVQAQAQTLPPPQSTAHNVTNASQAFLLSPSYPIGTNETQAGTSSLPVAEGLGLSGSFWSMPPETW
- the LOC104778633 gene encoding sugar transporter ERD6-like 1; amino-acid sequence: MESGSLKSPSVNKEEEEEARTSSSVTSGLLLSTSVAVTGSFVYGCSMSYSSPAQSEIMEELGLSILFFTLYSFFTSIMTFGGMITAAFSGKIAELIGRRQTMWVSDVFCLFGWLAIAFAQDKMLLNIGRGFLGFGVGLISYVGYVLSFGIGLGGLPWVIMSEVFPVNVKVTAGSLVTVSNWFFSWIVIFSFNFMMQWSAFGTYYIFSGVSLVSAIFVWTLMPETKGRTLEDIQTSLGQHS
- the LOC104767181 gene encoding E4 SUMO-protein ligase PIAL1-like isoform X4 → MPHSLKQKVGLFVVRTEDISKSNCIVHPQKVSFLLNGKGVDKRVNISMVCAFCLFLGYGLEVLTMMQVIVVVISFQESGPQLPSDVTALVNAGANLLQAIGCFGGSYLIAIAFIDVIPLPDKSLLKDYVHPEVIESNSDCDIIEGPSRISLSCPISRTRIKLPVKGHICKHLQCFDFWNYVNMNLRRPSWRCPHCNQSVCYTDIRVDQKLKKILEEVRHSATDVVITADGSWTVVTENDEDVELVPEATHDHGDPNSFINLGPTVFDLPRDENEMETSSGTQVHEQNLCLSEIQAPSATDYTMLNQSYASINTLPQLPQSLNAFDGQQILPSSSPQDRLATNASNFGTSMPVAQSSQFQGSHVMPLENCVGRTSDLMERWNLIHGRGINQTQLPSAPLSQHHYAMQNLSQYPSQHRPIPSYIAHPQTLPVNYGGNADQRSLPPMQPSSTYLQSLLNYGGNAHRRPMHNQTLPVSYGGNAHQRSMPSSFTHLQTLPVNYGGTADQRTIPSSMSHIQNLPVNYGGTSDQRPMLRPMPSSNTHLQTSSVNYGGTNDQRHNPGGARGQLSSREFMNLPPANTANWRQPSRMRGSLEPGTRYDHMIIRPTRPVQAQAQTLPPPQSTAHNVTNASQAFLLSPSYPIGTNETQAGTSSLPVAEGLGLSGSFWSMPPETW